A genomic segment from Glycine max cultivar Williams 82 chromosome 1, Glycine_max_v4.0, whole genome shotgun sequence encodes:
- the RLK3 gene encoding receptor-like protein kinase 3 precursor yields the protein MRVLFLFLFFQFLHFHFPKTLSAPISEYRALLSLRSAITDATPPLLTSWNSSTPYCSWLGVTCDNRRHVTSLDLTGLDLSGPLSADVAHLPFLSNLSLASNKFSGPIPPSLSALSGLRFLNLSNNVFNETFPSELSRLQNLEVLDLYNNNMTGVLPLAVAQMQNLRHLHLGGNFFSGQIPPEYGRWQRLQYLAVSGNELEGTIPPEIGNLSSLRELYIGYYNTYTGGIPPEIGNLSELVRLDAAYCGLSGEIPAALGKLQKLDTLFLQVNALSGSLTPELGNLKSLKSMDLSNNMLSGEIPARFGELKNITLLNLFRNKLHGAIPEFIGELPALEVVQLWENNFTGSIPEGLGKNGRLNLVDLSSNKLTGTLPTYLCSGNTLQTLITLGNFLFGPIPESLGSCESLTRIRMGENFLNGSIPRGLFGLPKLTQVELQDNYLSGEFPEVGSVAVNLGQITLSNNQLSGVLPPSIGNFSSVQKLLLDGNMFTGRIPPQIGRLQQLSKIDFSGNKFSGPIVPEISQCKLLTFLDLSRNELSGDIPNEITGMRILNYLNLSRNHLVGGIPSSISSMQSLTSVDFSYNNLSGLVPGTGQFSYFNYTSFLGNPDLCGPYLGACKDGVANGAHQPHVKGLSSSFKLLLVVGLLLCSIAFAVAAIFKARSLKKASGARAWKLTAFQRLDFTVDDVLHCLKEDNIIGKGGAGIVYKGAMPNGDHVAVKRLPAMSRGSSHDHGFNAEIQTLGRIRHRHIVRLLGFCSNHETNLLVYEYMPNGSLGEVLHGKKGGHLHWDTRYKIAVEAAKGLCYLHHDCSPLIVHRDVKSNNILLDSNHEAHVADFGLAKFLQDSGTSECMSAIAGSYGYIAPEYAYTLKVDEKSDVYSFGVVLLELITGRKPVGEFGDGVDIVQWVRKMTDSNKEGVLKVLDPRLPSVPLHEVMHVFYVAMLCVEEQAVERPTMREVVQILTELPKPPDSKEGNLTITESSLSSSNALESPSSASKEDQNPPQSPPPDLLSI from the exons ATGCgtgtcctctttctttttctgtttttccaGTTTCTCCATTTTCATTTCCCCAAAACCCTTTCAGCCCCAATCTCAGAGTACCGTGCCCTTCTCTCTCTCCGTTCAGCCATTACCGACGCCACCCCACCTCTTCTCACTTCGTGGAACTCCTCCACCCCTTACTGTTCCTGGCTCGGCGTCACCTGCGACAACCGCCGCCACGTCACCTCCCTAGACCTCACCGGCCTCGACCTCTCCGGCCCCCTCTCCGCCGACGTCGCCCACCTCCCATTCCTCTCCAACCTCTCCCTCGCCTCGAATAAGTTCTCCGGCCCCATTCCTCCCTCACTCTCCGCTCTCTCCGGCCTCCGCTTCCTCAACCTCTCCAACAATGTCTTCAACGAAACCTTCCCCTCGGAGCTCTCGCGCCTCCAGAACCTCGAGGTCCTCGACCTCTACAACAACAACATGACCGGCGTGCTTCCCCTCGCCGTCGCGCAGATGCAGAATCTTCGTCATTTGCATCTCGGCGGCAACTTCTTCTCCGGCCAGATCCCGCCGGAGTATGGACGCTGGCAGCGCCTCCAGTACCTCGCCGTCTCCGGCAACGAGCTCGAGGGGACTATCCCTCCGGAGATCGGAAACTTGTCCAGCCTCCGGGAGCTCTACATCGGCTACTACAACACCTACACCGGGGGCATTCCGCCGGAGATCGGAAATTTGTCGGAGCTGGTGAGGCTCGACGCCGCCTACTGTGGGTTGTCCGGCGAGATTCCGGCGGCGCTGGGAAAGCTTCAGAAGCTGGACACGCTGTTCCTTCAGGTGAATGCATTGTCAGGGTCTTTGACTCCCGAGCTGGGGAACCTGAAGAGCCTGAAATCCATGGATTTGTCTAACAACATGCTCTCCGGTGAGATTCCGGCGAGATTCGGCGAGCTGAAGAATATTACTCTTCTGAATCTGTTCAGGAACAAGCTTCACGGAGCTATACCAGAGTTTATAGGGGAGCTTCCAGCGTTGGAAGTTGTGCAACTGTGGGAGAATAACTTCACAGGTAGCATTCCAGAGGGTTTGGGCAAAAACGGGAGACTCAACCTTGTTGATCTTTCTTCTAACAAGTTAACTGGGACTTTGCCTACTTATCTCTGTTCTGGGAATACTCTTCAGACTCTGATAACtcttgggaattttctttttggtcCAATTCCTGAGTCGCTTGGTAGTTGTGAATCCCTTACACGGATTAGAATGGGAGAGAACTTTTTGAATGGTTCCATTCCGAGAGGGCTTTTTGGACTTCCCAAACTAACACAGGTTGAGCTTCAGGATAATTATCTCTCTGGAGAGTTTCCTGAGGTGGGTTCTGTTGCTGTTAATCTTGGTCAGATTACTCTCTCTAACAACCAGCTTTCTGGGGTTCTACCTCCCTCCATTGGTAACTTCTCCAGCGTGCAGAAGCTCCTTCTTGATGGCAACATGTTCACGGGTCGGATACCTCCCCAGATTGGGAGGTTGCAACAGCTTTCTAAGATTGATTTTAGTGGCAACAAGTTCTCGGGTCCTATTGTGCCTGAGATCAGTCAGTGTAAGCTGTTAACTTTCCTTGACCTTAGCCGCAATGAGCTATCTGGAGACATCCCAAATGAGATAACTGGCATGAGGATATTGAATTACTTGAATCTTTCTAGGAATCATTTAGTGGGTGGCATTCCCTCTTCGATATCATCTATGCAAAGCTTGACTTCTGTTGATTTTTCATACAACAACCTGTCTGGTTTGGTGCCTGGTACCGGTCAATTCAGCTACTTCAATTACACGTCTTTCTTGGGAAACCCTGACCTCTGTGGCCCCTATTTGGGTGCTTGCAAGGATGGGGTTGCCAATGGCGCACACCAACCTCATGTTAAAGGTCTCTCCTCTTCTTTTAAGCTGCTACTTGTTGTTGGGTTGCTACTATGTTCCATTGCTTTTGCTGTGGCTGCAATATTCAAGGCCCGGTCACTGAAGAAGGCCAGTGGGGCTCGTGCATGGAAGTTGACTGCGTTCCAACGTTTGGACTTCACTGTCGATGATGTTTTGCATTGCTTGAAGGAGGATAATATTATAGGGAAAGGAGGTGCTGGCATTGTCTACAAAGGGGCTATGCCTAATGGGGATCATGTTGCTGTGAAAAGGCTTCCGGCTATGAGTAGAGGCTCTTCACATGATCATGGCTTCAATGCTGAGATTCAAACATTGGGGCGAATCCGACACAGGCACATTGTTAGGTTGTTGGGCTTCTGTTCAAATCATGAGACAAACCTTTTGGTCTATGAGTACATGCCCAATGGAAGTTTAGGCGAGGTTCTTCATGGAAAGAAAGGGGGTCATTTGCATTGGGATACAAGGTATAAAATTGCGGTGGAGGCTGCCAAGGGGCTTTGCTATCTGCACCATGATTGTTCGCCACTCATTGTCCATCGTGATGTGAAGTCAAACAACATCCTTCTTGATTCTAATCATGAAGCCCATGTTGCTGATTTTGGGCTTGCTAAGTTCCTGCAAGATTCTGGGACATCTGAATGCATGTCTGCTATTGCTGGTTCATATGGATACATAGCTCCAG AGTATGCCTACACATTGAAAGTTGATGAGAAAAGCGATGTGTACAGTTTTGGTGTGGTTCTCTTAGAACTTATAACAGGCAGGAAACCAGTTGGAGAATTTGGTGATGGCGTGGACATAGTGCAATGGGTGAGGAAAATGACGGATTCTaacaaggaaggagttcttaaAGTTCTTGATCCTAGACTTCCCTCAGTTCCCCTTCACGAAGTGATGCATGTTTTCTATGTAGCCATGCTGTGCGTTGAAGAACAGGCTGTAGAGAGACCAACTATGCGTGAAGTTGTTCAAATACTGACAGAGCTTCCAAAGCCACCTGACTCTAAAGAGGGGAACTTAACAATAACGgaatcatctttgtcatcatcaaacgCTTTAGAATCTCCATCCTCAGCCTCTAAGGAAGATCAAAATCCTCCTCAATCCCCACCACCCGATCTTCTTAGCATTTAA